A genome region from Tolypothrix sp. PCC 7712 includes the following:
- a CDS encoding AAA family ATPase: MKINQIAYYDRELEWQFEPIYFSDLTLLVGISGVGKTQILKSIVFLQNIAQGASFNGIKWNVEFTTKDSIGYSWSGEFETKKVARIMIKGEENNKDKFRIINEVLKKDDQIIVERDSKNIKFKDKILPKLSPFQSIVDILSEEEDIAPVKNEFDKIIYSDQSSSVDGVHFIKYVPIAKKYANLSLDKIQESDLPIQIKLALVYNNYPEVFNQIKQKFIDIFVQVEDIKLEPDEYEELPALLTEYPFVKIKEKEVKNWINQNQISSGMFRTLMHISELYLSAEGTVILIDEFENSLGVNCIDIVTELLLENKKLQFIITSHHPYIINKIGMEHWKIVTRRGGIVKARDAKDFNLGKSRHQAFMQLINLDDYKEGIAVR, translated from the coding sequence ATGAAAATTAATCAGATCGCTTATTATGATCGTGAGCTTGAGTGGCAATTTGAACCTATTTATTTTTCTGATTTAACCCTTCTGGTAGGTATATCTGGTGTTGGCAAGACTCAAATACTGAAATCAATTGTTTTTCTACAAAATATAGCACAAGGTGCTTCCTTCAATGGAATTAAATGGAATGTTGAGTTTACTACTAAAGATTCTATTGGTTATTCTTGGAGTGGTGAATTTGAAACAAAGAAAGTTGCTAGAATTATGATTAAAGGTGAAGAAAACAATAAAGATAAATTTAGAATTATTAACGAAGTTTTAAAGAAGGATGATCAGATAATTGTAGAAAGAGATTCTAAAAACATTAAATTTAAAGATAAAATTTTACCTAAGCTATCGCCATTTCAAAGTATAGTAGATATCTTAAGTGAAGAAGAAGACATTGCACCTGTTAAGAATGAGTTTGATAAAATAATATATAGTGATCAGTCAAGTTCTGTTGATGGAGTTCATTTTATTAAATATGTTCCTATAGCTAAAAAATATGCAAATCTCTCTTTAGATAAGATTCAAGAAAGTGATTTACCAATTCAGATTAAATTGGCATTAGTTTATAATAACTATCCTGAAGTTTTTAATCAAATAAAACAGAAGTTTATAGACATTTTCGTTCAAGTTGAAGATATAAAATTAGAGCCTGATGAATATGAGGAATTACCTGCACTTTTAACAGAATATCCTTTTGTTAAAATTAAAGAAAAAGAAGTTAAAAATTGGATTAATCAAAACCAAATTTCTTCAGGTATGTTCAGAACATTGATGCATATTAGCGAACTATATTTATCTGCTGAAGGCACAGTTATCTTAATTGATGAATTTGAAAATAGTTTAGGAGTTAATTGTATTGATATTGTCACAGAACTTTTATTAGAAAATAAGAAATTACAATTTATTATCACCAGTCATCATCCTTATATAATTAATAAAATTGGCATGGAACACTGGAAAATCGTAACTCGTAGAGGCGGTATTGTAAAAGCAAGAGACGCTAAAGACTTCAATCTTGGTAAATCTAGACATCAGGCATTTATGCAACTGATTAATCTTGATGATTATAAGGAAGGAATAGCCGTCAGATGA